A single window of Vanessa atalanta chromosome 27, ilVanAtal1.2, whole genome shotgun sequence DNA harbors:
- the LOC125074393 gene encoding translation machinery-associated protein 7 homolog, which yields MSGREGGKKKPLKAPKKSSKELDDDDLALKQKLKEQQKALEEAKAKASQKGPLVSGGIKKSGKK from the exons ATGTCTGGACGTGAAGGAGGCAAGAAGAAGCCATTGAAGGCCCCGAAAAAGTCATCGAAAGAACTGGACGACGATGACTTAGCTCTAAAACAGAAActgaaagagcaacaaaaaGCTTTAGAA gaAGCCAAGGCTAAAGCTTCACAGAAAGGTCCTCTTGTTAGTGGCGGTATAAAAAAATCGGGCAAAaagtga